One window of the Chryseobacterium camelliae genome contains the following:
- a CDS encoding lysylphosphatidylglycerol synthase domain-containing protein: MLFLLLAFVFFRSERHELASIGPQLKNSRTEWILAGIALSIIYIILQGLMYVTSFRSAGLGLKLPEAVSLFLKRNFLSVFLPAGGVSSLAYLPRNIRTKGYNTASIHQASAVYGFVGLLTVLVVGLPLMVYALFINKNFSSSWSGIAVLGILVFALYGVFISFRKKMHYTGLRSGKFPKLIRSSEEIFSSEIDRKSFRMTVLISVGIEFCGVFHLLIAMYALGTPASFSAAAISYIVSVVLMIISPFLRGLGAVEFSLTYILVSFGYQHADGLGITLLYRLFEFWLPLLVGIAAYLWSGRKLLARMIPVVMIFFLGIINILSVITPALADRLHIIKGYLPLDVIHLSKTLTLIAGVLLLVTSAHLFKGTRRAWYFAVAFTVMSVVFNLTKALDYEEALLRWRHWTAGLQP; encoded by the coding sequence TGTTTTCTTCAGGAGTGAAAGGCATGAGCTTGCCTCCATAGGACCGCAGCTTAAAAATTCCAGGACGGAATGGATATTGGCAGGTATCGCCCTTTCCATTATCTATATTATTCTTCAGGGCCTCATGTACGTAACCAGTTTCCGGAGTGCCGGGCTTGGCCTGAAACTGCCTGAAGCAGTCAGTTTGTTCCTGAAACGTAATTTCCTGAGTGTTTTCCTGCCGGCCGGAGGCGTAAGTTCCCTGGCTTATCTTCCGAGGAACATCAGGACCAAAGGGTATAATACAGCGTCTATCCACCAGGCAAGTGCCGTATATGGTTTTGTAGGGCTGCTGACTGTTCTTGTCGTTGGCCTTCCACTGATGGTCTACGCACTGTTCATCAATAAAAATTTCAGCAGCAGCTGGTCCGGGATTGCGGTTCTGGGTATTTTGGTATTCGCGTTATATGGTGTTTTTATTTCATTCAGGAAAAAAATGCATTATACCGGTTTACGGAGCGGAAAATTCCCTAAGCTGATCCGTTCTTCTGAGGAAATATTCAGCAGTGAAATAGACCGTAAAAGTTTCCGGATGACCGTGCTGATTTCTGTAGGGATAGAATTCTGCGGGGTTTTTCACCTGCTTATTGCGATGTATGCATTAGGCACGCCTGCCTCTTTTTCCGCAGCGGCCATTTCTTACATCGTGTCTGTTGTACTGATGATCATTTCGCCTTTCCTACGGGGATTGGGTGCTGTGGAATTCTCGCTGACCTATATCCTGGTCAGCTTCGGATACCAGCATGCGGACGGTCTGGGCATTACTTTGCTCTATCGGTTGTTTGAATTCTGGCTTCCTTTACTGGTCGGTATTGCAGCTTATCTTTGGAGCGGAAGGAAGCTTCTGGCCCGGATGATCCCGGTGGTCATGATCTTTTTTCTCGGTATCATCAATATCCTGTCGGTGATTACGCCTGCCCTCGCAGACCGGCTTCATATCATCAAAGGGTACCTGCCGCTGGACGTTATCCATCTCTCCAAGACGCTGACACTGATTGCGGGAGTTCTATTACTGGTTACTTCCGCCCATCTGTTTAAAGGGACCCGCAGGGCCTGGTATTTCGCAGTGGCTTTTACGGTTATGTCTGTGGTATTCAACCTGACCAAAGCCCTGGATTACGAAGAGGCCCTTTTGCGCTGGCGACACTGGACTGCTGGTTTACAGCCGTAA